Proteins encoded by one window of Mustelus asterias chromosome 9, sMusAst1.hap1.1, whole genome shotgun sequence:
- the wnt16 gene encoding protein Wnt-16, with product MEKGAAFGLFRCCGLLAVILILFPYCCQGNWMWLGTVSGANERMGCLALPLSSKQKDLCKKKPTILPTIKEGARIGIYECQNQFKYERWNCSITNDYSVFGYELTSGTKESAFIQAVMAAGLVHSLTRACSAGNLTECSCDASLRSGGSADEGWHWGGCSDDIQFGTAFSRRFIHSTEKAGEMGPEKEARQTMILHNNEAGRQAVSKLMSVNCRCHGVSGSCAVKTCWKTMSSFDKIGQFLKEKYEHSVQILDRSKKKVRRKDKVQRKVPVNREDLVHIKKSPNYCVEDKKVGIHGTRGRQCNRTSPAADGCNLLCCGRGYNTHVVRHVERCDCKFVWCCYVRCRRCETMTDVHTCK from the exons ATGGAGAAAGGGGCAGCTTTTGGATTATTTCGCTGCTGCGGGTTACTCGCAGTCATCCTAATACTCTTTCCCTACTGCTGCCAAGGAAATTGGAT GTGGCTAGGAACCGTTAGTGGAGCTAACGAGAGGATGGGCTGTCTCGCTTTGCCACTTTCAAGCAAGCAGAAAGATCTGTGTAAAAAGAAGCCTACCATCTTGCCTACCATCAAAGAAGGAGCACGCATTGGTATCTACGAATGCCAGAATCAGTTTAAATACGAAAGGTGGAACTGCTCTATCACGAATGACTACTCTGTATTTGGCTACGAGTTAACCAGTG gtaCTAAGGAGAGCGCCTTCATCCAGGCGGTGATGGCAGCGGGTTTGGTCCACTCGCTCACCCGCGCCTGTAGCGCCGGCAACCTGACCGAGTGCTCCTGCGACGCCAGCCTGCGGAGCGGCGGCTCCGCCGACGAGGGCTGGCACTGGGGCGGCTGCTCGGACGACATCCAGTTCGGCACGGCGTTCAGCCGCCGGTTCATCCACTCGACCGAGAAAGCCGGGGAAATGGGGCCCGAGAAGGAAGCTCGCCAAACCATGATCCTGCATAACAACGAGGCTGGCCGGCAG GCGGTATCCAAATTGATGTCTGTGAACTGCCGTTGCCACGGAGTATCTGGCTCGTGCGCTGTGAAGACTTGTTGGAAGACCATGTCTTCCTTTGACAAAATTGGCCAATTCCTTAAGGAGAAATACGAGCACAGCGTCCAGATCCTGGACAGATCCAAGAAAAAGGTGCGCCGCAAAGACAAGGTGCAGCGGAAAGTGCCCGTGAACAGGGAGGATCTGGTGCATATTAAAAAGTCACCCAATTACTGTGTGGAGGATAAGAAGGTGGGGATCCACGGGACCCGCGGGAGGCAATGCAACCGCACCTCGCCCGCCGCTGATGGTTGCAACTTGCTGTGCTGTGGCCGGGGATATAACACGCACGTAGTCCGACACGTGGAGCGGTGCGACTGCAAGTTTGTATGGTGTTGCTACGTACGCTGCCGGAGATGTGAGACCATGACTGATGTGCACACCTGCAAGTAG